One genomic segment of Equus quagga isolate Etosha38 chromosome 20, UCLA_HA_Equagga_1.0, whole genome shotgun sequence includes these proteins:
- the ASPG gene encoding 60 kDa lysophospholipase isoform X1 produces MARAAEPERRLLAVYTGGTIGMRSERGVLIPGRGLADVLRTLPMFHDEEHARACDLPEDTLVLPPASPEQRVIYTVLECQPLFDSSDMTITEWVQIAQIIERHYEQYHGFVVIHGTDTMAFAASVLSFVLENLQKTVVLTGAQVPIHALWNDGRENLLGALLMAGQYVIPEVCLFFQNQLFRGNRVTKVDARRFAAFCSPNLPPLAIMGPDVTINQELVRKVRGMERLVVHSSMEHDVGLLRLYPGIPAALVRAFLQHPLKGVVMETFGSGNGPTKPDLLQELRAATERGLVIVNCTHCLQGAVTSDYAAGMAMAGAGIVSGFDMTSEAALAKLSYVLGQPGLSLEGRKELLARDLRGEMTLPAVDERRPSLQRSVLGRGVAQLLRQSQGADAVRDTLMPSLACAGARAGDLEALQALVELGSDLSLEDCSGQTPLHAAARGGHVEVLAMLLQRGVSVNARDQDGLTPLLLAVRGRHQGVIELLRAAGACLSPEELEDAGTELCRLASRGDCEGLRAWWQAGADLGRPGYDGRSALLIAEAAGDLEVVTVLQSLQGGVGAQALGPATP; encoded by the exons ATGGCTCGCGCGGCGGAGCCCGAGCGGCGGCTCCTGGCCGTCTACACCGGCGGCACCATCGGAATGCGGAGCGAGCGTGGCG TGCTCAtcccagggaggggcctggccgATGTCCTGAGGACACTGCCCATGTTCCACGATGAGGAGCACGCCCGGGCCTGTGACCTCCCTGAGGACACCCTGGTGCTGCC GCCCGCCAGCCCAGAACAGAGGGTCATCTACACAGTGCTGGAGTGCCAGCCCCTCTTCGACTCCAGTGACATGACCATCACTGAGTGGGTTCAGATTGCCCAGATCATTGAG AGACACTATGAGCAGTACCATGGCTTTGTGGTCATCCATGGCACCGACACCATGGCCTTCGCTGCGTCCGTGCTCTCCTTTGTGCTGGAAAACCTGCAGAAAACAGTCGTCCTCACTGGTGCCCAG GTGCCCATCCATGCCCTGTGGAACGACGGCCGCGAGAACCTGCTGGGGGCCCTGCTCATGGCCGGCCAGTACGTGATCCCTGAG GTCTGCCTGTTCTTCCAGAATCAGCTGTTTCGGGGTAACCGAGTGACCAAGGTGGACGCGCGTAGGTTCGCGGCCTTCTGCTCCCCAAACCTGCCTCCTCTGGCCATCATGGGCCCTGACGTCACAA TCAACCAGGAGCTGGTGCGCAAGGTCCGAGGGATGGAGAGGCTGGTGGTGCACAGCAGCATGGAGCATGACGTGGGCCTGCTGCGTCTCTACCCCGGGATCCCCGCTGCCCTG GTCCGGGCCTTCCTGCAGCACCCCCTGAAGGGCGTGGTCATGGAGACCTTCGGCTCCGGGAACGGACCCACCAAACCTGACCTGCTGCAGGAGCTGCGGGCGGCGACCGAGCGAGGCCTCGTCATCGTCAACTGCACCCACTGCCTGCAGGGCGCCGTGACATCGGACTATGCAGCCGGCATG gccaTGGCGGGAGCCGGCATAGTCTCAGGCTTTGACATGACGTCGGAGGCTGCTCTGGCCAAGCTGTCCTATGTGCTGGGCCAGCCGGGGCTGAgcctggagggcaggaaggag CTGCTGGCCAGGGACCTCCGGGGGGAGATGACGCTGCCCGCGGTGGATGAGCGCCGGCCCTCTCTGCAGCGCAGCGTGCTGGGGCGTGGGGTCGCCCAGCTCCTCCGTCAGAGCCAG GGGGCCGATGCTGTGCGGGACACCCTCATGCCCAGCCTGGCCTGTGCTGGGGCCCGTGCCGGCGACCTGGAGGCCCTGCAGGCGCTGGTGGAGCTG GGCAGTGACCTAAGCCTGGAGGACTGCAGTGGTCAAACTCCACTGCACGCGGCTGCCCGCGGGGGCCACGTGGAGGTGCTCGCCATGCTGCTGCAGAGAGGGGTGAGCGTGAACGCGCGGGACCAGGACGGCCTCACTCCCCTGCTGCTGGCTGTGAGGGGCAG GCATCAGGGTGTCATTGAGCTGTTGCGGGCAGCCGGGGCCTGTCTGTCCCCTGAGGAGCTGGAGGACGCAGGGACTGAGCTGTGCAG GTTGGCATCCAGGGGGGACTGCGAAGGCCTAAGGGCGTGGTGGCAGGCAGGGGCAGACCTGGGACGGCCAGGCTATGACGGGCGCAGCGCCTTGCTCATT GCGGAAGCAGCTGGGGACCTGGAAGTGGTGACGGTTCTGCAGAGCCTCCAGGGTGGGGTTGGTGCCCAGGCCCTGGGTCCA GCCACCCCGTGA
- the ASPG gene encoding 60 kDa lysophospholipase isoform X2, whose amino-acid sequence MTITEWVQIAQIIERHYEQYHGFVVIHGTDTMAFAASVLSFVLENLQKTVVLTGAQVPIHALWNDGRENLLGALLMAGQYVIPEVCLFFQNQLFRGNRVTKVDARRFAAFCSPNLPPLAIMGPDVTINQELVRKVRGMERLVVHSSMEHDVGLLRLYPGIPAALVRAFLQHPLKGVVMETFGSGNGPTKPDLLQELRAATERGLVIVNCTHCLQGAVTSDYAAGMAMAGAGIVSGFDMTSEAALAKLSYVLGQPGLSLEGRKELLARDLRGEMTLPAVDERRPSLQRSVLGRGVAQLLRQSQGADAVRDTLMPSLACAGARAGDLEALQALVELGSDLSLEDCSGQTPLHAAARGGHVEVLAMLLQRGVSVNARDQDGLTPLLLAVRGRHQGVIELLRAAGACLSPEELEDAGTELCRLASRGDCEGLRAWWQAGADLGRPGYDGRSALLIAEAAGDLEVVTVLQSLQGGVGAQALGPATP is encoded by the exons ATGACCATCACTGAGTGGGTTCAGATTGCCCAGATCATTGAG AGACACTATGAGCAGTACCATGGCTTTGTGGTCATCCATGGCACCGACACCATGGCCTTCGCTGCGTCCGTGCTCTCCTTTGTGCTGGAAAACCTGCAGAAAACAGTCGTCCTCACTGGTGCCCAG GTGCCCATCCATGCCCTGTGGAACGACGGCCGCGAGAACCTGCTGGGGGCCCTGCTCATGGCCGGCCAGTACGTGATCCCTGAG GTCTGCCTGTTCTTCCAGAATCAGCTGTTTCGGGGTAACCGAGTGACCAAGGTGGACGCGCGTAGGTTCGCGGCCTTCTGCTCCCCAAACCTGCCTCCTCTGGCCATCATGGGCCCTGACGTCACAA TCAACCAGGAGCTGGTGCGCAAGGTCCGAGGGATGGAGAGGCTGGTGGTGCACAGCAGCATGGAGCATGACGTGGGCCTGCTGCGTCTCTACCCCGGGATCCCCGCTGCCCTG GTCCGGGCCTTCCTGCAGCACCCCCTGAAGGGCGTGGTCATGGAGACCTTCGGCTCCGGGAACGGACCCACCAAACCTGACCTGCTGCAGGAGCTGCGGGCGGCGACCGAGCGAGGCCTCGTCATCGTCAACTGCACCCACTGCCTGCAGGGCGCCGTGACATCGGACTATGCAGCCGGCATG gccaTGGCGGGAGCCGGCATAGTCTCAGGCTTTGACATGACGTCGGAGGCTGCTCTGGCCAAGCTGTCCTATGTGCTGGGCCAGCCGGGGCTGAgcctggagggcaggaaggag CTGCTGGCCAGGGACCTCCGGGGGGAGATGACGCTGCCCGCGGTGGATGAGCGCCGGCCCTCTCTGCAGCGCAGCGTGCTGGGGCGTGGGGTCGCCCAGCTCCTCCGTCAGAGCCAG GGGGCCGATGCTGTGCGGGACACCCTCATGCCCAGCCTGGCCTGTGCTGGGGCCCGTGCCGGCGACCTGGAGGCCCTGCAGGCGCTGGTGGAGCTG GGCAGTGACCTAAGCCTGGAGGACTGCAGTGGTCAAACTCCACTGCACGCGGCTGCCCGCGGGGGCCACGTGGAGGTGCTCGCCATGCTGCTGCAGAGAGGGGTGAGCGTGAACGCGCGGGACCAGGACGGCCTCACTCCCCTGCTGCTGGCTGTGAGGGGCAG GCATCAGGGTGTCATTGAGCTGTTGCGGGCAGCCGGGGCCTGTCTGTCCCCTGAGGAGCTGGAGGACGCAGGGACTGAGCTGTGCAG GTTGGCATCCAGGGGGGACTGCGAAGGCCTAAGGGCGTGGTGGCAGGCAGGGGCAGACCTGGGACGGCCAGGCTATGACGGGCGCAGCGCCTTGCTCATT GCGGAAGCAGCTGGGGACCTGGAAGTGGTGACGGTTCTGCAGAGCCTCCAGGGTGGGGTTGGTGCCCAGGCCCTGGGTCCA GCCACCCCGTGA